The following nucleotide sequence is from uncultured Methanobrevibacter sp..
TACTTCAAACTCTTTACTGTTCCAGTAAATTAGTTCAGCTTCTTTCAGTGTCCAATTGTTTCTAGCACATATCTCTTTTGCAATTTCAATATCAAATCCTGCATTGTTTCCTGAATTGTCCTTATAGACGAATGGTGGACACACTGGATTAAATCAGACCACCAATGTGGTATCGTTATTTTCTCCGGAGGAATTTGAATCATCTAAAAAGTCTAGAAATCCCGCAGTTGATGTGTTCATTATTAAAAACAACATCAATGTTAAAATCAGTAGTATCTTTTTATTATTTAATTATTTGTCAAATTATAATATTAAAAATTTCTCATTCATTTGACAAAAATCTGAACTCTGTAAACTTTTCTTCACATTTTGGTTTAAATCTAAATTGTTATATATTTTTAATAATATACAATTGATTATGTTATTCGTACAATACCCTAAATGTTCAACCTGCCGCAAGGCCAAAAAATGGTTGGACGAACACAATATCGAATATGATGAAAGGCATATTGTGGAAGATAATCCGCAGGCCGATGAACTAAAAGAATGGTGGGAAAAATCTGATTTGCCACTTAAAAGGTTTTTCAACACCAGTGGAATGAAATACCGTGAATTGAAACTTAAGGACAAACTTCCTGATATGAATGAGGACGAACAGTTTGATTTGCTTGCAACTGACGGAATGCTTGTCAAAAGACCGATTGTAGTTGGCGATGACTTTGTTCTGGTAGGTTTCAAGGTCAAGGAATGGGAAGAGACAATATTATAGTTCTGTTTGGTGTTCGCATGGATGTTATGGAAATCATCAAAAGCAGAAAGAGCGTCAGGACATTCGACGGTGAGAAAATCACCGATGAGGATAAGGAAAAACTAATAAACTACGCCAAAACGATTGAAAATCCATATGGAATTCCTGTTGAGTTCGTATTTATTGATTCATCCGTATGACCTTTCAAGTCCGGTTATTGAAGGTGAAGACTTCTACATTGCAGCCAAGGTGCCACGTGTGGAGCACTGTGAGGAGGCATTCGGATATTCCTTTGAAAAGCTGGTCCTGTATGCATGGAGCATTGGAATCGGTACTACATGGATTGGAGGAACCCTCAATCGTGAACTCTTTGAAATGGCCGCCGATACAAGGGACGATGAGTTCATGATGATTGTGACTCCGGTGGGATATCCTTCAAATACACAGTCAAAGGTTGATGCTAACTTGAGAAATATGGTGAAAGGTGATGAAAGACTGTCGTTCAGTGAACTGTTTTTTGAAAATGACTTCAAAACACCTATTGATGTTGAATCAGACTGTCTTGAGGCTGTACGATGGGCGCCGTCAGCTGCCAACAGACAGCCGTGGAGAATAGTTAGGTAGGGTGGGGATTATCATTTCTATCTCTCTCACACAATTGTCTATTCCTCAGGTGTGGACTGGCAGGTTCAAAAAATCGATTTGGGAATTGCAATCTGTCACTTTATATGTGCCAATGGAGGTCAGTTCCTCATAGATGAACCAGAAATAGAAACAGACAATCATACAGAATACATTGCAACAGTAAGGGAGATTTAATATGACTAAAAAAATAATTGCAGTAAATGCGGGGCCTAGAATAGGCTGGAATACAGACACACTAATCAATGAAGCTATTAAAGGGGCTGAAGCGGAAGGAGCTGAGGTCGAGAAGTTCAATCTGTTCAGACTAGATAAATACACAGGCTGCGTTTCATGCTTTGCATGCAAAAAGGAAAAGCACAAAGGACATTGCATTCGCCGTGACGGTTTAACAGAAGTATTGGATAAGATCCGTGAGGCAGATGGTCTAATCATTGGCTCACCGAATTATCTTGGGGAGATGACCGCATCTTTCAGGGCAATCTATGAACGTTTGGTTTTCCAGTACATTACATACAATGCTGATGTTCCGTGCTGCAATGAACATCCGATACCTGTTTTACTTATAATGACAAGCAATGCACCGGATACTTCCTATTTGCCATTGATTGAAAACTATCAGAATGTTTTAACCGATTTTGTTGGACCATGTGAAGTATTTGTAAGTGGTGAAACCCTTCAGCTTAAGGATTACAGCAAGACCGACTGGCCATGGTTTTTCAATCCAGAAGAGAGATATGAACGCCATGAAAAGGTCTTTCCAAAGGAAAAAGAGGCTGTATTCAACAAGGGAAAAGAACTTGTCAACCGGGATTAGTTTTGCAGTTAATTGATTAATTGACTGCTCTTTTTTTTAAAATTTTTATTTTGTTAAGTTATCTTTCATAATTAAGGATAAGTTTAAAATACAAAACAATCATATTTATTAGTGAATAAAATGTTTTAGGGGACAAAATATTGTTAGATATAAAATTGTTCAGAGAAAATCCGGAATTAGTTATAGACTCTGAAAAGAAGAGATTCAGGAATACTGAAAATGTGGAAAAGGTAATTGAATACGACACTTTATGGAGAGAAAGTGAAAGAAAACTCAATTCATTAAGATCCGAGAAAAATAAATTATCAAAATCATTTAAAAAGGCAAAAGAGGAAGGCAACTTTGAGGAAGTTGTTGCAAGGTCAAAGGAAGTTGCAGCAGAAATTAAGGATTTGACCTCAAAAAGTGCCGAATATCTTAAATTACGTGACGATTACCGATACAAGGTTGGAAACATCATTGATGAGGATGTTCCAATATCCGACACTGAAGATGACAATGTGGTAGTGAGAACCTACGGTGATAAACCTGAATTTGACTTTGAGCCATTAAACCATGTTGATTTGA
It contains:
- a CDS encoding arsenate reductase family protein encodes the protein MLFVQYPKCSTCRKAKKWLDEHNIEYDERHIVEDNPQADELKEWWEKSDLPLKRFFNTSGMKYRELKLKDKLPDMNEDEQFDLLATDGMLVKRPIVVGDDFVLVGFKVKEWEETIL
- a CDS encoding nitroreductase family protein, with the translated sequence MDVMEIIKSRKSVRTFDGEKITDEDKEKLINYAKTIENPYGIPVEFVFIDSSV
- a CDS encoding nitroreductase family protein, with translation MSSYLLIHPYDLSSPVIEGEDFYIAAKVPRVEHCEEAFGYSFEKLVLYAWSIGIGTTWIGGTLNRELFEMAADTRDDEFMMIVTPVGYPSNTQSKVDANLRNMVKGDERLSFSELFFENDFKTPIDVESDCLEAVRWAPSAANRQPWRIVR
- a CDS encoding flavodoxin family protein, whose amino-acid sequence is MTKKIIAVNAGPRIGWNTDTLINEAIKGAEAEGAEVEKFNLFRLDKYTGCVSCFACKKEKHKGHCIRRDGLTEVLDKIREADGLIIGSPNYLGEMTASFRAIYERLVFQYITYNADVPCCNEHPIPVLLIMTSNAPDTSYLPLIENYQNVLTDFVGPCEVFVSGETLQLKDYSKTDWPWFFNPEERYERHEKVFPKEKEAVFNKGKELVNRD